The nucleotide sequence TCGATCTCGCCCTCCAGTTCGCGCTGTTTGTCACCAGCGATCGCAATCAATTAGAATTTTCCAAACTTGCCAACACCTTACCCTCTACGATCGCCAGCACTCGATCGGCCTTTTTCTCTGAAGGTGGCGCAACCATCCTCGACAAAGCCCGCATCGTCAGTGCCCGACAATTACCGAACGCCGAAGTCCTGATTCCCCCAGTGGAGGGGTTAGATAAACTGCAAACCCTCATCTACGACCAGTTGCAACTGGCAATGTTGGGCAGTAAAACTGTCGAACAAGCTGTTAGCACAGCAGCTCAACAGTGGAACCAGTTAATATGAGCGATCGCTCCCCCTGGACTCCCTATCTATTCCTTTTCCCCGCTCTATTAGTGTTGGGGATTGTCTCATTCTGGCCTGCTCTACAAGCCATCTACTACAGTCTGACCAGCTACGATCTCCTCAGTCCTCCGCACTTTCACGGACTCCAGAATTATATCGACTTAGCAGGCGATCGCCTCTTTTGGAAAGTGCTTGGCAATACACTCGTCTACTTAGCCGTTGCCGTTCCAGCACTCATTTTTTTGCCTCTTATTTTAGCGATTCTAGTCAACCAAAAGCTGAAAGGCATTCACACCTTTCGCGTACTCTACTATCTGCCAGTGGTTGTTTCCGTTGTGGTTGCCGGGCTTGCTTGGAAATGGATTTATGCCGAGAATGGACTACTAAATTTTCTGCTATCTTTACTCACCTTCCGAGAGATTCGTATCCCCTGGCTGACCGATCCCAATTTGGCTCTGCTGGCCATTATTGCTGTCACGGTTTGGAAGGGGTTGGGTTATTATATGGTGATTTATCTGGCCGGATTGCAGTCTATTCCTCAAAATGTTTACGAAGCGGCTGAGATTGATGGCTCGGATGGCTGGCAGAAACATTGGGATATTACGGTGCCGTTGATGAGACCCTATCTGTTTCTAGTGGGAGTGTTAGCGGCGATCGCTTCTATGAAAGTCTTTGAAGAAATCTACGCGATCTCTCCCAATGGCGGTCCGGCCAACAGTACGAAGACACTGGTGTACTATCTGTACGAAAAAGGCTTTAGCGATTTAGACATGGGGTATGCGGCGGCAATCGGAGTGGTTCTGTTTGCGATTGTTGTGGGATTATCTCTATCCGCGGCTCGCCTCTTACACATTCGAGGAATCCAATTGTGAAGCGAGCCATTTGGACAGCGCTGCGCAACTACTGGCTGTTGGTGGCGATCGCCATTGTCGCCGTCGGACCCATCCTCTGGCTCTTCAGCACTGCCCTCAAATCCCCCAGCGAAAATATCTTTGCCTATCCCCCTCAACTGATTCCACAAGCTCCGACGTTGGAAAACTTTGGCCGCGTTTGGCGAGATAATCCCTTCCCGCAATATTTATGGAACAGTTCGGTGGTGTCGGCGATCGCCGTTGTCTGCAATCTCCTCTTTTGCTCCCTCGCCGCCTATCCCCTCGCGCGTCTCGAGTTTCGCGGCAAATCCCTTATTTTCTGGGGAATTGTCGGCACTAGTGCTATTCCCTT is from Synechococcus sp. PCC 7336 and encodes:
- a CDS encoding carbohydrate ABC transporter permease; translated protein: MSDRSPWTPYLFLFPALLVLGIVSFWPALQAIYYSLTSYDLLSPPHFHGLQNYIDLAGDRLFWKVLGNTLVYLAVAVPALIFLPLILAILVNQKLKGIHTFRVLYYLPVVVSVVVAGLAWKWIYAENGLLNFLLSLLTFREIRIPWLTDPNLALLAIIAVTVWKGLGYYMVIYLAGLQSIPQNVYEAAEIDGSDGWQKHWDITVPLMRPYLFLVGVLAAIASMKVFEEIYAISPNGGPANSTKTLVYYLYEKGFSDLDMGYAAAIGVVLFAIVVGLSLSAARLLHIRGIQL